The following proteins are encoded in a genomic region of Streptomyces collinus Tu 365:
- a CDS encoding phosphotransferase family protein, translating to MTAAPRPRTSTRDPEELARRLTRWLGTRLPGARATGVTVPASNGMSSETLLFDIEHPRPPARSCALRLAADPAAYTIFPEYDMARQYRTLELVAARTDVPVPRTLWLEEDPEPLGAPFFVMERVAGRVPPDVMPYTYEGSWLHAASEAERAHLEAATVGLLARLHDQVPAAEAGFLAPPGEPPTPGRPGKPGGPDGGDALRRHVTAQRAYYAWVVDGRARSPLIEAAFDRLELLWPRDPGAPVLTWGDARIGNVVYDGFDPVAVLDWEMAALAPREVDLGWTVYLHRFFQDLTVASGQRGLPDLLRRDRVEARYARLTGHTPRDMEFHTLYAALRHAIVMLRIAYRQVHFGEAAVPADPDTLILHHDSLRAMVRGGYRY from the coding sequence ATGACCGCGGCACCGCGCCCGCGCACCAGCACCCGCGACCCCGAGGAGCTCGCCCGGCGGCTCACCCGCTGGCTCGGCACCCGGCTGCCCGGCGCCCGGGCCACCGGGGTCACCGTGCCGGCGTCCAACGGCATGTCCAGCGAGACGCTGCTCTTCGACATCGAGCACCCCCGGCCACCCGCGCGGTCCTGCGCGCTGCGGCTCGCGGCCGACCCGGCGGCGTACACCATCTTCCCCGAGTACGACATGGCCCGCCAGTACCGCACGCTGGAACTCGTGGCGGCCCGTACCGACGTCCCGGTGCCCAGGACCCTGTGGCTGGAGGAGGACCCGGAGCCGCTCGGGGCGCCGTTCTTCGTCATGGAACGGGTGGCCGGACGGGTCCCGCCGGACGTCATGCCCTACACCTACGAGGGCAGTTGGCTGCACGCGGCGAGCGAGGCGGAGCGCGCGCACCTGGAGGCCGCCACGGTGGGCCTGCTCGCCCGGCTGCACGACCAGGTCCCCGCGGCCGAGGCCGGGTTCCTCGCGCCGCCGGGGGAGCCGCCGACGCCGGGACGGCCCGGGAAACCCGGCGGTCCCGACGGAGGTGACGCGCTGCGCCGCCATGTGACGGCCCAACGGGCCTACTACGCCTGGGTGGTCGACGGCCGCGCCCGCTCACCCCTCATCGAGGCCGCGTTCGACCGGCTCGAGCTGCTGTGGCCGCGCGACCCCGGCGCCCCCGTCCTCACCTGGGGCGACGCACGCATCGGCAACGTCGTCTACGACGGCTTCGACCCCGTGGCCGTGCTGGACTGGGAGATGGCGGCCCTCGCCCCGCGCGAGGTGGACCTCGGCTGGACCGTCTACCTGCACCGCTTCTTCCAGGACCTCACGGTGGCCTCGGGACAGCGCGGACTGCCGGACCTGCTGCGCCGCGACCGCGTCGAGGCGCGCTACGCGCGCCTGACCGGCCACACCCCGCGGGACATGGAGTTCCACACCCTCTACGCCGCCCTGCGGCACGCGATCGTCATGCTGCGCATCGCGTACCGCCAGGTGCACTTCGGCGAGGCCGCCGTTCCGGCGGACCCGGACACACTGATCCTGCACCACGACAGTCTGCGCGCCATGGTGCGGGGCGGTTACCGGTACTGA
- a CDS encoding acyl-CoA dehydrogenase family protein has translation MSDRDPQPVERQLPTEEASDLLALVREIAQREIAPKAAEEEDAGRFPREVFSLLSDAGLLGLPYDSEYGGGDQPYEVYLQVLEELAAARLTVGLGVSVHTLASYGLAAYGSKQQQVEHLPAMLGGGLLGAYCLSEASSGSDAASLRTKAVRDGDGWVITGTKAWITHGGIADFYTVMARTGEDGPRGITAFLVPGDAEGVSGAAPEKKMGMKGSPTAQVHFDGVRVGDDRRIGEEGQGFAIALSALDSGRLGIAACAIGVAQAALDQAVAYATQRRQFGRPIADFQGLRFMIADMATQIEAGRALYLAAARLRDAGRPFAKQAAMAKLHCTDTAMKVTTDAVQILGGYGYTADFPAERFMREAKVLQIVEGTNQIQRMVIARHVAGPEGR, from the coding sequence ATGTCCGACCGCGACCCGCAGCCGGTGGAGCGTCAACTGCCCACGGAAGAGGCGAGCGATCTGCTCGCGCTCGTCCGTGAGATCGCGCAGCGCGAGATCGCGCCGAAGGCGGCCGAGGAGGAGGACGCCGGACGTTTCCCGCGCGAGGTCTTCTCCCTGCTGTCCGACGCGGGGCTGCTGGGCCTGCCGTACGACTCCGAGTACGGCGGCGGCGACCAGCCCTACGAGGTGTACCTCCAGGTCCTGGAGGAGCTGGCGGCGGCCCGGCTGACCGTCGGCCTCGGCGTCAGCGTGCACACGCTCGCCTCCTACGGTCTCGCCGCGTACGGCAGCAAGCAGCAGCAGGTGGAGCACCTGCCCGCGATGCTCGGCGGCGGCCTGCTCGGCGCCTACTGCCTCTCCGAGGCGTCCTCCGGCTCCGACGCCGCCTCCCTGCGCACCAAGGCCGTCCGGGACGGCGACGGCTGGGTGATCACCGGCACCAAGGCCTGGATCACGCACGGCGGCATCGCCGACTTCTACACCGTGATGGCCCGCACCGGCGAGGACGGCCCGCGCGGGATCACCGCCTTCCTGGTGCCCGGCGACGCCGAGGGGGTCAGCGGCGCCGCGCCCGAGAAGAAGATGGGCATGAAGGGCAGCCCGACCGCCCAGGTCCACTTCGACGGCGTCCGCGTCGGCGACGACCGGCGCATCGGCGAGGAGGGCCAGGGCTTCGCCATCGCCCTGTCCGCGCTCGACTCCGGGCGGCTCGGCATCGCCGCCTGCGCGATCGGCGTGGCCCAGGCCGCGCTGGACCAGGCGGTCGCCTACGCCACCCAGCGCCGGCAGTTCGGCCGTCCCATCGCCGACTTCCAGGGCCTGCGCTTCATGATCGCCGACATGGCGACCCAGATCGAGGCGGGCCGGGCCCTCTACCTCGCGGCCGCCCGGCTGCGGGACGCGGGCAGGCCGTTCGCCAAGCAGGCCGCCATGGCCAAGCTGCACTGCACCGACACGGCCATGAAGGTCACCACGGACGCCGTGCAGATACTCGGCGGCTACGGCTACACCGCCGACTTCCCGGCCGAGCGTTTCATGCGCGAGGCCAAGGTGCTGCAGATCGTCGAGGGCACGAACCAGATCCAGCGGATGGTCATCGCCCGTCACGTGGCAGGACCGGAGGGTCGCTGA
- a CDS encoding glycoside hydrolase family 18 protein, whose product MHSTPRRPRARLRALLAAACSAALGAALLAGAGTASAAAPAAPQVKAGSKVVGYFTEWGTYDRKYFVKNVETSGSAAKLTHINYAFGNVTGGKCAMGDSYAATDRAYTAAESVDGVADTWDQPLRGNFNQLLKLKKKHPGLKVLWSFGGWTWSAGFGEAAKNPAAFAQSCYDLVKNPKWAGVFDGIDIDWEYPNACGNTCDASGREAFRNVMAALRSRFGSGSLVTAAITADATAGGKIDAANYAGAAPYVDWYNPMTYDYFGAWDAAGPTAPHSPLNSYTGIPKADFHTSATIAKLKGLGVPASKLLLGIGFYGRGWTGVTQAAPGGTATGPAAGTYEQGIDDYKVLKAKCPATGTVAGTAYAKCGSDWWSYDTPATIGTKMTYKNQQGLGGTFVWELSGDTANGELIKAIN is encoded by the coding sequence ATGCACAGCACTCCCCGCCGTCCCCGCGCCCGTCTCCGGGCGCTGCTCGCCGCCGCCTGTTCCGCCGCCCTGGGGGCCGCACTGCTCGCCGGAGCGGGCACCGCGTCCGCCGCCGCCCCCGCCGCGCCGCAGGTCAAGGCGGGCTCGAAGGTCGTCGGCTACTTCACCGAATGGGGCACCTACGACCGCAAGTACTTCGTGAAGAACGTCGAGACCTCGGGCTCGGCCGCCAAGCTGACCCACATCAACTACGCCTTCGGCAACGTGACCGGCGGCAAGTGCGCGATGGGCGACTCCTACGCGGCCACCGACCGCGCCTACACCGCCGCCGAGTCCGTCGACGGCGTCGCCGACACCTGGGACCAGCCGCTGCGCGGCAACTTCAACCAGTTGCTCAAGCTGAAGAAGAAGCACCCGGGCCTCAAGGTGCTCTGGTCCTTCGGCGGCTGGACCTGGTCCGCCGGCTTCGGCGAGGCGGCGAAGAACCCGGCCGCCTTCGCCCAGTCCTGCTACGACCTGGTGAAGAACCCCAAGTGGGCGGGTGTCTTCGACGGCATCGACATCGACTGGGAGTACCCCAACGCCTGCGGCAACACCTGCGACGCCAGCGGCCGTGAGGCGTTCAGGAACGTCATGGCCGCGCTGCGGTCCAGGTTCGGCTCCGGCAGCCTGGTCACCGCGGCGATCACCGCCGACGCCACCGCCGGCGGGAAGATCGACGCGGCGAACTACGCGGGCGCGGCCCCGTACGTCGACTGGTACAACCCGATGACCTACGACTACTTCGGCGCCTGGGACGCGGCCGGCCCGACCGCCCCGCACTCGCCGCTGAACTCCTACACGGGCATACCGAAGGCGGACTTCCACACCTCGGCCACCATCGCCAAGCTCAAGGGCCTCGGTGTCCCGGCGTCCAAGCTGCTCCTCGGCATCGGCTTCTACGGCCGCGGCTGGACCGGGGTGACCCAGGCGGCACCCGGCGGCACGGCGACCGGCCCCGCGGCGGGCACCTACGAGCAGGGCATCGACGACTACAAGGTGCTGAAGGCCAAGTGCCCGGCCACCGGCACCGTGGCGGGCACGGCCTACGCCAAGTGCGGCAGCGACTGGTGGAGTTACGACACCCCGGCGACCATCGGCACCAAGATGACGTACAAGAACCAGCAGGGGCTCGGCGGCACCTTCGTGTGGGAGCTGAGCGGCGACACCGCGAACGGTGAGCTGATCAAGGCGATCAACTAG
- a CDS encoding TetR family transcriptional regulator encodes MRHQDAVARTRARGTERSAARRAELIAIGRRLFADTSYDALSMDDIARQAHVAKGLIYYYFQSKRGYYLAIVRDSVADLVDFAASGAELPAVDRVHRTVDGYLRFAEHHQAAYRTIVSGGVGFDTEVHAIRDGVREAIIATIAEGAYGRTEIAPPARMGLLSWVCGVEGATLDWIDRPALSRETMRELLVKTLGGALRAVEELDPSHPAPPPARRPD; translated from the coding sequence CTGCGTCACCAGGATGCCGTCGCCCGTACCCGGGCGCGCGGCACCGAGCGCTCCGCTGCACGTCGTGCCGAACTCATCGCCATCGGGCGGAGGCTGTTCGCCGACACGTCCTACGACGCGCTGTCCATGGACGACATCGCCCGCCAGGCGCATGTCGCCAAGGGGCTGATCTACTACTACTTCCAGTCCAAGCGCGGCTACTACCTGGCCATCGTCCGGGACTCCGTCGCCGACCTGGTCGACTTCGCCGCGAGCGGTGCGGAGCTGCCCGCCGTGGACCGCGTCCACCGCACGGTCGACGGCTACCTGCGTTTCGCCGAGCACCACCAGGCCGCCTACCGCACCATCGTCAGCGGCGGGGTCGGCTTCGACACCGAGGTGCACGCCATCCGCGACGGTGTCCGCGAGGCGATCATCGCCACCATCGCCGAGGGTGCCTACGGCCGCACCGAGATCGCCCCGCCGGCGCGCATGGGCCTGCTCTCCTGGGTGTGCGGCGTCGAAGGGGCCACCCTGGACTGGATCGACCGTCCCGCGCTCTCCCGCGAGACGATGCGCGAGCTGCTGGTGAAGACACTCGGCGGAGCCCTGCGCGCGGTCGAGGAGCTGGATCCGTCCCACCCGGCCCCGCCGCCGGCCCGCCGCCCGGACTGA
- a CDS encoding SCO1431 family membrane protein translates to MSAHQATAARVRTGGPRQDGPRVLEHVLGWVLVAVVAMLVTRLGLL, encoded by the coding sequence ATGAGCGCACACCAGGCCACCGCCGCCCGCGTCCGTACCGGCGGGCCCCGCCAGGACGGCCCCCGGGTCCTCGAACACGTCCTGGGCTGGGTGCTCGTGGCCGTGGTCGCGATGCTCGTGACCCGGCTCGGCCTGCTCTGA
- a CDS encoding peptidase C39 family protein yields the protein MSRAQQPSRRTVLTAAVAAAVATGAVPATAGTARAAADADPAEAPLRPIDYHSWTTSHDWRCGTAAGVRVVAGRRPGVEIGTVAGRTDYTDPHTGTTATWEFATWTAPVHRLAVPATEAIASWNAHTPAGTWIQVELQGGYSDGTDTPWYVMGRWAAGDQDIKRTSVDDQSDGKSSIWTDTFAIDDAGSGLRLASYRLRLTLYRKPGTTLTPTVWRLGVMGSDIPDRFTVPASAPGLDRELAVPRYSQEIHKGQYPEYDNGGEAWCSPTSSQMIVEYWGGRLTPQQLSWVDPSYADPQVDHAARYTYDFQYEGCGNWPFNAAYAATFDDIQGVVTRLASLTDLETLVAAGIPAITSQSFLKTELTGAGYGTSGHLMTVIGFTADGDVIANDPASPGDDAVRRVYLRREFENIWLRTKRYNASGKVVSGTGGVCYLYFPAHPTPVQRKALAAVGVV from the coding sequence ATGAGCAGAGCCCAGCAGCCGTCCCGCCGCACCGTCCTCACCGCCGCGGTGGCCGCCGCGGTCGCCACGGGGGCCGTTCCCGCGACCGCCGGCACCGCACGGGCGGCCGCCGACGCCGACCCCGCCGAGGCGCCCCTGCGGCCCATCGACTACCACTCCTGGACGACCAGCCACGACTGGCGCTGCGGCACCGCGGCAGGCGTCCGGGTGGTCGCCGGCCGCCGCCCCGGCGTCGAGATCGGCACCGTGGCCGGCCGCACCGACTACACCGACCCCCACACCGGCACCACCGCCACCTGGGAGTTCGCGACGTGGACCGCGCCGGTCCACCGGCTCGCCGTGCCCGCGACCGAGGCCATCGCCTCCTGGAACGCGCACACCCCCGCGGGCACCTGGATCCAGGTGGAACTCCAGGGCGGCTACTCGGACGGCACCGACACCCCCTGGTACGTGATGGGCCGCTGGGCGGCCGGCGACCAGGACATCAAGCGGACCTCGGTGGACGACCAGAGCGACGGCAAGAGCTCGATCTGGACCGACACCTTCGCCATCGACGACGCCGGCAGCGGCCTGCGCCTGGCCTCCTACCGGCTGCGCCTGACGCTCTACCGCAAGCCCGGCACCACGCTGACCCCGACGGTCTGGCGGCTCGGCGTCATGGGCTCGGACATCCCCGACCGCTTCACCGTCCCCGCCTCCGCGCCCGGCCTCGACCGGGAGCTGGCCGTCCCGCGCTACTCGCAGGAGATCCACAAGGGCCAGTACCCGGAGTACGACAACGGCGGCGAGGCCTGGTGCAGCCCGACCTCCTCGCAGATGATCGTCGAGTACTGGGGCGGCCGGCTCACCCCGCAGCAGCTGTCCTGGGTCGACCCGTCCTACGCCGACCCACAGGTGGACCACGCGGCCCGGTACACCTACGACTTCCAGTACGAGGGCTGCGGCAACTGGCCCTTCAACGCCGCCTACGCGGCCACCTTCGACGACATCCAGGGCGTGGTCACCCGGCTCGCCTCGCTGACCGACCTGGAGACCCTCGTCGCGGCCGGCATCCCGGCCATAACGTCCCAGTCCTTCCTGAAGACGGAGCTGACCGGCGCGGGCTACGGCACCTCGGGCCACCTGATGACGGTGATCGGCTTCACGGCGGACGGCGACGTGATCGCCAACGACCCGGCCTCGCCGGGCGACGACGCGGTCCGGCGGGTCTACCTGCGGCGGGAGTTCGAGAACATCTGGCTGCGGACCAAGCGCTACAACGCCTCCGGCAAGGTCGTCTCCGGCACCGGCGGGGTCTGCTACCTGTACTTCCCGGCGCACCCGACCCCGGTGCAGCGCAAGGCGCTCGCGGCGGTGGGCGTGGTCTGA
- a CDS encoding amino acid permease, whose product MSDRTSAPRAKSRGDADPVALDDDATLHAMGYPRKLTRRFKAFDNFAISFTIINILSGIFSSFGYGMNAGGPRILVFGWIGVSVMVLFIGAAMAEVASAYPTSGALYFSAGKLAKRHKGAWSWFTGWLNFVGQIGGTAATGYAAATFVQAFVALQWPSYRPTVHQTVLITALIIVLQGLANTYTVQLVALLNRISVWWLLIGLVVIVSALIVMPDHHQSASFVTHFVNNTGFSSGLYGGMLGLLVTSWTFTGFDGSFHMSEETVQATVNAPKGITRAIGYSAITGLILMLALVYSISDYAKVAGSSAPPVQILIDGLGLGTAKAMLLIVIGAMLFCGLANLTSNTRQIFAFSRDGAMPGSRWWHSVSPRTRTPVKAVWLAVACSLGLVVPGWWSHTAFTAIVSVNVVGLFLAYAVPIFLRLRLGDGFRPGPWHLGRWGRPIGWLAVIWILLSSVLFMLPQASPITVDSFNYAPIALAVVLLVATVWWFATARRRFQGPVSYGRPDEVAAMDLI is encoded by the coding sequence GTGTCGGATCGGACATCGGCGCCACGGGCGAAGTCCCGTGGTGATGCGGACCCGGTCGCGCTCGACGACGACGCGACCCTGCACGCCATGGGTTATCCGCGGAAACTCACCCGACGCTTCAAGGCGTTCGACAATTTCGCGATCTCGTTCACCATCATCAATATCCTTTCGGGTATCTTCTCGTCCTTCGGCTACGGCATGAACGCGGGCGGACCCCGTATTCTCGTGTTCGGCTGGATAGGCGTTTCCGTCATGGTGCTGTTCATCGGCGCGGCCATGGCGGAAGTCGCTTCCGCCTATCCGACGAGCGGTGCGCTGTACTTCTCCGCCGGGAAGCTCGCCAAGCGGCACAAGGGCGCCTGGTCCTGGTTCACCGGCTGGCTGAATTTCGTGGGCCAGATCGGCGGCACCGCCGCCACGGGTTATGCGGCGGCGACCTTCGTCCAGGCGTTCGTCGCCCTGCAGTGGCCCTCGTACCGGCCGACCGTGCACCAGACGGTGCTGATCACAGCGCTGATCATCGTGCTGCAGGGCCTCGCCAACACCTACACCGTCCAGCTCGTCGCCCTGCTGAACCGGATTTCCGTCTGGTGGCTGCTGATCGGACTGGTGGTGATCGTGAGCGCACTCATCGTGATGCCGGACCATCATCAGTCGGCGTCCTTCGTGACACATTTCGTGAACAACACCGGCTTCTCCAGCGGGCTTTACGGCGGCATGCTCGGACTGCTGGTCACCAGCTGGACCTTCACCGGCTTCGACGGCAGCTTCCACATGTCCGAGGAAACGGTCCAGGCGACGGTCAACGCGCCGAAGGGGATCACCCGCGCCATCGGCTATTCGGCGATCACCGGCCTGATCCTGATGCTCGCACTGGTCTACAGCATTAGCGACTACGCCAAGGTGGCCGGTTCCTCCGCGCCGCCCGTCCAGATCCTCATCGACGGCCTCGGCCTCGGCACCGCCAAGGCGATGCTCCTCATCGTGATCGGCGCCATGCTCTTCTGCGGCCTGGCCAACCTCACCAGCAACACCCGGCAGATCTTCGCCTTCTCCCGGGACGGCGCCATGCCCGGCTCCCGCTGGTGGCACTCGGTCTCCCCGCGCACCCGTACGCCCGTCAAGGCGGTGTGGCTCGCGGTGGCCTGCTCGCTCGGCCTCGTCGTCCCCGGCTGGTGGTCGCACACGGCCTTCACCGCCATCGTCAGCGTCAACGTGGTGGGACTCTTCCTCGCCTACGCCGTGCCGATCTTCCTGCGGCTGCGGCTCGGCGACGGGTTCCGGCCCGGCCCCTGGCACCTGGGCCGCTGGGGCCGGCCGATCGGCTGGCTCGCGGTGATCTGGATCCTGCTCAGCAGCGTCCTGTTCATGCTGCCGCAGGCCTCGCCGATCACCGTCGACTCCTTCAACTACGCGCCGATCGCGCTGGCCGTCGTCCTCCTCGTGGCCACGGTCTGGTGGTTCGCCACCGCCCGCCGCCGTTTCCAGGGTCCGGTCAGCTACGGCCGTCCCGACGAGGTCGCCGCGATGGACCTCATCTGA
- a CDS encoding AAA family ATPase produces MDFGTQGPEAPADLAWLRGVDAYTMGAYPQAEEEFRAAARLDPGMADAWLGLHALRVDTTTALLRMFRHRERFGEQRARHRRTLNSWYWLGWWVQPVLESPRDLLLAHASHWLDGRHVPELDRALAGLPPVDTDPQVRFLHSCRAYLVKDWDQLVRHTDPLLDDQLLGIEAGLFGGMARVRLEMYGQAEPLLSAALMRCRSEQPQRKELRYWLARAHEGTGRSAAALPLYRAVHRVDPAFMDTAARLAAIAEGDGYDDSADLAAITLTGTGADAVDGPDTLDPLFGTEGRDLRLSEPDLPTGPLPSVPGPAVRLKSGMPSSSWPLPGGPTDSVLLEEALAELERMVGLEPVKRQVKALSAQLNMARLRAGQGLPVQPPKRHFVFSGPSGTGKTTVARILGRVFYALGLLGGDHLVEAQRADLVGEYLGQTAVKANELIDSAIGGVLFVDEAYSLSNSGYGKGDAYGDEALQVLLKRAEDNRDHLVVILAGYPEGMDRLLAANPGLSSRFTTRVDFPSYRPSELTEIGKVLAAENGDLWDEEALEELRSIAGHVVDQEWIDELGNGRFLRTLYEKSCAYRDLRLSGCPGALSRQDLATLRLPDLMQAYGEVLSGRGPQDPSAL; encoded by the coding sequence ATGGACTTCGGCACGCAGGGCCCCGAGGCCCCGGCCGACCTCGCCTGGCTGCGAGGCGTGGACGCCTACACGATGGGCGCCTACCCGCAGGCCGAGGAGGAGTTCCGGGCTGCGGCCCGGCTGGACCCGGGGATGGCGGACGCCTGGCTCGGGCTGCACGCCCTGCGGGTCGACACGACGACCGCGCTGCTGCGGATGTTCCGGCACCGCGAACGCTTCGGGGAACAGCGCGCCCGGCACCGCAGGACCCTCAACTCGTGGTACTGGCTGGGCTGGTGGGTGCAGCCGGTGCTGGAGAGCCCGCGCGACCTGCTGCTGGCGCACGCCTCGCACTGGCTGGACGGCCGGCACGTGCCGGAGCTGGACCGGGCGCTGGCCGGGCTGCCGCCGGTGGACACCGACCCGCAGGTCCGCTTCCTGCACTCCTGCCGTGCCTACCTGGTCAAGGACTGGGACCAGCTGGTCCGGCACACCGACCCGCTGCTCGACGACCAGCTGCTCGGCATCGAGGCCGGCCTGTTCGGCGGGATGGCCCGGGTCAGGCTGGAGATGTACGGGCAGGCCGAGCCGCTGCTGTCGGCGGCCCTGATGCGGTGCCGCAGCGAGCAGCCGCAGCGCAAGGAGCTGCGCTACTGGCTGGCACGGGCGCACGAGGGGACCGGGCGCAGCGCCGCGGCGCTGCCGCTGTACCGGGCGGTGCACCGGGTCGATCCCGCCTTCATGGACACCGCGGCCCGGCTCGCGGCGATCGCCGAGGGCGACGGCTACGACGACTCCGCCGACCTCGCGGCGATCACCCTGACCGGTACCGGGGCCGACGCGGTGGACGGGCCGGACACCCTCGATCCCCTCTTCGGCACCGAGGGGCGCGACCTGCGGCTGTCCGAGCCGGACCTGCCGACCGGACCGCTGCCGTCGGTGCCCGGTCCCGCGGTGCGCCTGAAGAGCGGGATGCCGTCCTCGTCCTGGCCGCTGCCGGGGGGCCCGACCGACTCGGTGTTACTCGAGGAGGCGCTCGCCGAACTGGAGCGCATGGTGGGGCTGGAACCGGTCAAACGGCAGGTCAAGGCGCTGTCCGCGCAGCTGAACATGGCCCGGCTGCGGGCCGGGCAGGGGCTGCCGGTGCAGCCGCCGAAACGGCATTTCGTCTTCTCCGGGCCGTCGGGGACCGGCAAGACCACGGTCGCCCGGATCCTCGGCCGGGTCTTCTACGCGCTGGGACTGCTCGGCGGTGACCATCTGGTCGAGGCGCAGCGGGCCGACCTCGTCGGCGAGTACCTGGGACAGACGGCCGTGAAGGCCAACGAGCTGATCGACTCCGCGATCGGCGGGGTGCTGTTCGTGGACGAGGCGTACTCGCTGTCCAACTCGGGCTACGGCAAGGGCGACGCCTACGGGGACGAGGCGCTGCAGGTGCTGCTGAAGCGGGCCGAGGACAACCGGGACCACCTCGTGGTGATCCTGGCCGGCTATCCGGAGGGCATGGACCGGCTGCTCGCGGCCAACCCCGGTCTGTCGTCCCGTTTCACCACCCGGGTCGACTTCCCCTCCTACCGGCCGTCGGAGCTCACCGAGATCGGCAAGGTGCTCGCGGCGGAGAACGGGGACCTCTGGGACGAGGAGGCGCTGGAGGAGCTGCGCTCCATCGCCGGGCACGTGGTCGACCAGGAGTGGATCGACGAGCTGGGCAACGGGCGCTTCCTGCGCACGCTGTACGAGAAGAGCTGCGCGTACCGGGACCTGCGGCTGTCGGGGTGTCCGGGGGCGCTGTCCCGGCAGGACCTGGCGACCCTCAGGCTGCCGGACCTGATGCAGGCGTACGGAGAGGTGCTGTCGGGGCGCGGACCGCAGGACCCGTCGGCCCTGTGA